In Harpia harpyja isolate bHarHar1 chromosome Z, bHarHar1 primary haplotype, whole genome shotgun sequence, a single window of DNA contains:
- the BRPF1 gene encoding peregrin isoform X4, with protein sequence MGVDFDVKTFCHNLRATKPPYECPVGTCRKIYKSYSGIEYHLYHYDHDNPPPPQHTPLRKHKKKGRQARAANKQSPSPSETSQSPGREVMTYAQAQRMVEVDLHGRVHRISIFDNLDVVSEDEEVPEEVPENGSNKENTETQSVPPKSGKHKNKEKRKDSNHHHHNASAGTTPKLPEVVYRELEQDTPDAPPRPTSYYRYIEKSAEELDEEVEYDMDEEDYIWLDIMNERRKTEGVSPIPQEIFEYLMDRLEKESYFESHNKGDPNALVDEDAVCCICNDGECQNSNVILFCDMCNLAVHQECYGVPYIPEGQWLCRRCLQSPSRAVDCALCPNKGGAFKQTDDGRWAHVVCALWIPEVCFANTVFLEPIDSIEHIPPARWKLTCYICKQRGSGACIQCHKANCYTAFHVTCAQQAGLYMKMEPVRETGANGTSFSVRKTAYCDIHTPPGSVRRLPALSHSEGEEEDEEEEEEGKGWSSEKVKKAKAKSRIKMKKARKILAEKRAAAPVVSVPCIPPHRLSKITNRLTIQRKSQFMQRLHSYWTLKRQSRNGVPLLRRLQTHLQSQRNCDQRDTEDKNWALKEQLKSWQRLRHDLERARLLVELIRKREKLKRETIKVQQVALEMQLTPFLILLRKTLEQLQEKDTGNIFSEPVPLSEVTEIYEVPDYLDHIKKPMDFQTMKQNLEAYRYLNFDDFEEDFNLIINNCLKYNAKDTIFYRAAIRLREQGGAVLRQARRQAEKMGIDFETGMHFPHCVTVEEAQVQDIEDEDVRLLLSENQKHLPLEEQLKILLERLDEVNAGKQSIGRSRRAKMIKKEITVLRRKLAHPRDLGRDGLERHSSSARGVLQSHNPCEKDLQTDSAAEESSSQETGKGLGPNSSSTPAHEVGRRTSVLFSKKNPKTAGPPKRPGRPPKNRDSQITPGHGNSPIGPPQLPIMGSSQRQRKRGRSPRPSSSSDSDSDKSTEDAPMDLPANGFSSGNQPVKKSFLVYRNDCNLPRSSSDSESSSSSSSSAASDRTSTTPSKQGRGKPSFSRVNFPEDSSEDTSGTENESYSVGTGRGVGHGMVRKGMGRGAGWLSEDEDSSLDALDLVWAKCRGYPSYPALIIDPKMPREGMFHHGVPIPVPPLEVLKLGEQMTQEAREHLYLVLFFDNKRTWQWLPRTKLVPLGVNQDLDKEKMLEGRKSNIRKSVQIAYHRAMQHRNKVQGEQSSDSSESD encoded by the exons ATGGGCGTAGACTTCGACGTGAAGACCTTCTGCCACAACCTACGGGCCACCAAACCCCCCTACGAGTGTCCGGTGGGCACCTGCCGCAAGATCTACAAGAGCTACAGCGGGATCGAGTACCACCTCTACCACTATGACCACgacaacccccccccgccccagcacaCCCCCCTGCGCAAGCACAAGAAGAAGGGGCGCCAAGCCCGCGCCGCCAACAAGCAGTCGCCCAGCCCCTCCGAGACCTCCCAGTCGCCAGGCCGCGAGGTGATGACTTACGCCCAGGCCCAGCGCATGGTGGAGGTGGACCTGCATGGCCGCGTCCACCGCATCAGCATCTTCGATAACCTCGACGTGGTGTCCGAGGACGAGGAGGTTCCCGAGGAGGTGCCCGAGAACGGGAGCAATAAGGAGAACACGGAGACCCAGAGCGTCCCGCCCAAATCCGGCAAGCACAAGAACAAGGAGAAGCGCAAGGACTCCAACCACCATCACCACAACGCCTCGGCCGGCACCACCCCCAAGCTCCCCGAGGTGGTGTACCGGGAGCTGGAGCAGGACACCCCTGACGCCCCACCTCGCCCCACCTCTTACTACAG GTACATCGAGAAGTCGGCAGAAGAGCTGGATGAGGAGGTGGAGTACGACATGGACGAGGAAGATTACATCTGGCTGGACATCATGAACGAGCGGCGGAAGACCGAAGGCGTGAGTCCCATTCCCCAGGAGATCTTTGAGTATCTGATGGACCGGCTGGAGAAGGAGTCCTACTTTGAGAGCCACAACAAGGGGGATCCAAACGCCTTGGTGGATGAGGATGCCGTCTGTTGTATCTGCAACGACGGGGAGTGTCAGAACAGCAATGTCATCCTCTTCTGCGACATGTGCAATCTGGCTGTGCATCAGGAGTGCTACGGGGTGCCCTACATCCCGGAGGGACAGTGGCTCTGCAGACGGTGCCTGCAGTCACCCTCACGAGCCGTGGACTGCGCCCTCTGCCCGAACAAGGGGGGGGCCTTCAAGCAGACGGACGACGGGCGCTGGGCACACGTGGTCTGTGCCCTCTGGATCCCGGAGGTGTGCTTTGCCAACACCGTCTTCCTGGAGCCCATCGACAGCATCGAGCACATCCCGCCCGCGCGCTGGAAGCTGACCTGTTACATTTGCAAGCAGCGCGGCTCCGGGGCTTGCATCCAGTGCCACAAAGCCAACTGTTACACCGCCTTCCATGTCACCTGTGCCCAGCAGGCCGGGCTGTACATGAAGATGGAGCCCGTCCGGGAGACGGGGGCCAACGGTACCTCCTTCAGCGTGCGCAAAACCGCCTACTGCGACATCCACACGCCGCCGGGCTCCGTGCGCAGGCTTCCTGCCCTCTCCCACagtgagggggaagaggaggacgaggaggaggaggaggaggggaagggctggAGCTCTGAGAAAGTCAAAAAAGCAAAGGCCAAGTCTAGGATCAAGATGAAGAAGGCACGGAAGATCCTGGCGGAGAAACGAGCCGCAGCGCCCGTGGTTTCTGTGCCCTGCATCCCCCCCCACAG GCTCAGTAAGATTACAAACCGTTTAACCATCCAGAGGAAGAGCCAGTTCATGCAGAGGCTGCACAGCTACTGGACTCTGAAGAGACAGTCCCGCAACGGTGTCCCTCTGCTCCGCCGCCTTCAGACACACTTGCAGTCACAAAGAAACTGCGACCAG AGAGACACTGAGGATAAGAACTGGGCCCTGAAGGAGCAGCTGAAGTCATGGCAGCGCCTCCGCCATGACCTAGAGCGTGCACGCTTGCTGGTGGAGCTGATACGCAAGCGGGAGAAGCTCAAGAGAGAGACG ATCAAAGTGCAGCAGGTGGCACTGGAAATGCAGCTGACccccttcctcatcctcctccgcAAGACGCTTgagcagctgcaggagaaagACACAGGCAACATCTTCAGCGAGCCGGTCCCTCTGTCTGAGGTAACAGAAATCTACGAA GTCCCAGACTACCTGGATCACATCAAGAAGCCAATGGATTTTCAGACAATGAAACAAAATCTGGAAGCCTATCGCTATCTGAATTTTGATGACTTTGAGGAGGATTTCAACCTGATTATCAACAACTGTTTGAAATACAATGCCAAAGACACAATCTTCTACCGGGCAGCCATCCGTctgcgggagcagggaggtgccGTTCTCCGGCAGGCTCGCCGGCAGGCGGAGAAGATGGGCATTGACTTTGAGACAGGCATGCACTTCCCCCACTGTGTAACGGTGGAAGAGGCTCAGGTCCAAGACATCGAGGACG AAGATGTGCGGCTGCTGCTCTCGGAGAATCAGAAGCACCTGCCCTTGGAGGAGCAGCTAAAGATCCTGCTGGAGCGGCTGGATGAGGTCAACGCTGGCAAGCAGAGCATAGGACGGTCCCGCCGGGCCAAGATGATCAAGAAGGAGATCACGGTCCTACGGCGAAAACTCGCTCACCCGCGGGACCTGGGCCGAGATGGGCTGGAGCggcacagctcctctgccagggGAGTCCTGCAGTCGCACAACCCCTGCGAGAAGGACCTGCAAACAGACAGTGCTGCAGAAGAGAGCAGTAGCCAGGAGACTGGCAAAG GTCTGGGTCCCAATTCTTCTTCCACCCCAGCACATGAAGTTGGCAGGAGGACCTCCGTGCTCTTCTCCAAGAAGAACCCTAAAACTGCAGGCCCTCCAAAACGTCCAGGTCGCCCCCCGAAGAATCGGGACAGCCAGATCACTCCCGGCCACGGGAACAGCCCCATCGGGCCCCCCCAGCTCCCGATAATGGGGTCCTCCCAGCGGCAGAGGAAGCGAGGGCGAAGCCCGCGCCCCAGCTCCAGCTCGGACAGTGACAGTGATAAGTCCACTGAAGACGCTCCCATGG ACCTGCCAGCCAACGGTTTCAGCAGCGGGAACCAGCCAGTGAAGAAGAGCTTCCTGGTGTACCGCAATGACTGCAATCTTCCCCGGAGCAGCTCCGACTCGgagtccagcagcagcagcagcagcagtgctgcctcGGACCGTACCAG CACAACGCCCTccaagcagggcagagggaaacCCTCCTTCTCCCGAGTGAACTTCCCGGAGGACAGCAGCGAGGACACGTCGGGGACGGAGAACGAGTCCTACTCCGTGGGCACGGGCCGAGGCGTGGGACACGGCA TGGTGCGCAAGGGCATGGGGCGCGGTGCGGGGTGGCTGTCCGAGGACGAGGATTCCTCCCTGGATGCCCTGGACCTGGTGTGGGCCAAGTGCCGGGGGTACCCCTCCTACCCGGCGCTG ATCATCGACCCCAAGATGCCGCGGGAAGGCATGTTCCACCACGgcgtccccatccccgtgcccCCCCTGGAGGTGCTGAAGCTGGGGGAGCAGATGACTCAGGAAGCACGCGAGCACCTCTACCTTGTCCTCTTCTTCGACAACAAGCGCACTTG gcAGTGGTTGCCCCGGACGAAGCTGGTGCCTCTGGGGGTGAACCAGGACCTGGACAAGGAGAAGATGCTGGAAGGTCGCAAGTCCAACATCCGCAAGTCGGTGCAGATCGCCTACCACCGCGCCATGCAGCACCGCAACAAGGTGCAGGGCGAGCAGAGCAGCGACTCCAGCGAGAGCGACTGA
- the BRPF1 gene encoding peregrin isoform X2 has translation MGVDFDVKTFCHNLRATKPPYECPVGTCRKIYKSYSGIEYHLYHYDHDNPPPPQHTPLRKHKKKGRQARAANKQSPSPSETSQSPGREVMTYAQAQRMVEVDLHGRVHRISIFDNLDVVSEDEEVPEEVPENGSNKENTETQSVPPKSGKHKNKEKRKDSNHHHHNASAGTTPKLPEVVYRELEQDTPDAPPRPTSYYRYIEKSAEELDEEVEYDMDEEDYIWLDIMNERRKTEGVSPIPQEIFEYLMDRLEKESYFESHNKGDPNALVDEDAVCCICNDGECQNSNVILFCDMCNLAVHQECYGVPYIPEGQWLCRRCLQSPSRAVDCALCPNKGGAFKQTDDGRWAHVVCALWIPEVCFANTVFLEPIDSIEHIPPARWKLTCYICKQRGSGACIQCHKANCYTAFHVTCAQQAGLYMKMEPVRETGANGTSFSVRKTAYCDIHTPPGSVRRLPALSHSEGEEEDEEEEEEGKGWSSEKVKKAKAKSRIKMKKARKILAEKRAAAPVVSVPCIPPHRLSKITNRLTIQRKSQFMQRLHSYWTLKRQSRNGVPLLRRLQTHLQSQRNCDQRDTEDKNWALKEQLKSWQRLRHDLERARLLVELIRKREKLKRETIKVQQVALEMQLTPFLILLRKTLEQLQEKDTGNIFSEPVPLSEVTEIYEVPDYLDHIKKPMDFQTMKQNLEAYRYLNFDDFEEDFNLIINNCLKYNAKDTIFYRAAIRLREQGGAVLRQARRQAEKMGIDFETGMHFPHCVTVEEAQVQDIEDDVRLLLSENQKHLPLEEQLKILLERLDEVNAGKQSIGRSRRAKMIKKEITVLRRKLAHPRDLGRDGLERHSSSARGVLQSHNPCEKDLQTDSAAEESSSQETGKGLGPNSSSTPAHEVGRRTSVLFSKKNPKTAGPPKRPGRPPKNRDSQITPGHGNSPIGPPQLPIMGSSQRQRKRGRSPRPSSSSDSDSDKSTEDAPMDLPANGFSSGNQPVKKSFLVYRNDCNLPRSSSDSESSSSSSSSAASDRTSTTPSKQGRGKPSFSRVNFPEDSSEDTSGTENESYSVGTGRGVGHGMVRKGMGRGAGWLSEDEDSSLDALDLVWAKCRGYPSYPALIIDPKMPREGMFHHGVPIPVPPLEVLKLGEQMTQEAREHLYLVLFFDNKRTWWPPAPRRQWLPRTKLVPLGVNQDLDKEKMLEGRKSNIRKSVQIAYHRAMQHRNKVQGEQSSDSSESD, from the exons ATGGGCGTAGACTTCGACGTGAAGACCTTCTGCCACAACCTACGGGCCACCAAACCCCCCTACGAGTGTCCGGTGGGCACCTGCCGCAAGATCTACAAGAGCTACAGCGGGATCGAGTACCACCTCTACCACTATGACCACgacaacccccccccgccccagcacaCCCCCCTGCGCAAGCACAAGAAGAAGGGGCGCCAAGCCCGCGCCGCCAACAAGCAGTCGCCCAGCCCCTCCGAGACCTCCCAGTCGCCAGGCCGCGAGGTGATGACTTACGCCCAGGCCCAGCGCATGGTGGAGGTGGACCTGCATGGCCGCGTCCACCGCATCAGCATCTTCGATAACCTCGACGTGGTGTCCGAGGACGAGGAGGTTCCCGAGGAGGTGCCCGAGAACGGGAGCAATAAGGAGAACACGGAGACCCAGAGCGTCCCGCCCAAATCCGGCAAGCACAAGAACAAGGAGAAGCGCAAGGACTCCAACCACCATCACCACAACGCCTCGGCCGGCACCACCCCCAAGCTCCCCGAGGTGGTGTACCGGGAGCTGGAGCAGGACACCCCTGACGCCCCACCTCGCCCCACCTCTTACTACAG GTACATCGAGAAGTCGGCAGAAGAGCTGGATGAGGAGGTGGAGTACGACATGGACGAGGAAGATTACATCTGGCTGGACATCATGAACGAGCGGCGGAAGACCGAAGGCGTGAGTCCCATTCCCCAGGAGATCTTTGAGTATCTGATGGACCGGCTGGAGAAGGAGTCCTACTTTGAGAGCCACAACAAGGGGGATCCAAACGCCTTGGTGGATGAGGATGCCGTCTGTTGTATCTGCAACGACGGGGAGTGTCAGAACAGCAATGTCATCCTCTTCTGCGACATGTGCAATCTGGCTGTGCATCAGGAGTGCTACGGGGTGCCCTACATCCCGGAGGGACAGTGGCTCTGCAGACGGTGCCTGCAGTCACCCTCACGAGCCGTGGACTGCGCCCTCTGCCCGAACAAGGGGGGGGCCTTCAAGCAGACGGACGACGGGCGCTGGGCACACGTGGTCTGTGCCCTCTGGATCCCGGAGGTGTGCTTTGCCAACACCGTCTTCCTGGAGCCCATCGACAGCATCGAGCACATCCCGCCCGCGCGCTGGAAGCTGACCTGTTACATTTGCAAGCAGCGCGGCTCCGGGGCTTGCATCCAGTGCCACAAAGCCAACTGTTACACCGCCTTCCATGTCACCTGTGCCCAGCAGGCCGGGCTGTACATGAAGATGGAGCCCGTCCGGGAGACGGGGGCCAACGGTACCTCCTTCAGCGTGCGCAAAACCGCCTACTGCGACATCCACACGCCGCCGGGCTCCGTGCGCAGGCTTCCTGCCCTCTCCCACagtgagggggaagaggaggacgaggaggaggaggaggaggggaagggctggAGCTCTGAGAAAGTCAAAAAAGCAAAGGCCAAGTCTAGGATCAAGATGAAGAAGGCACGGAAGATCCTGGCGGAGAAACGAGCCGCAGCGCCCGTGGTTTCTGTGCCCTGCATCCCCCCCCACAG GCTCAGTAAGATTACAAACCGTTTAACCATCCAGAGGAAGAGCCAGTTCATGCAGAGGCTGCACAGCTACTGGACTCTGAAGAGACAGTCCCGCAACGGTGTCCCTCTGCTCCGCCGCCTTCAGACACACTTGCAGTCACAAAGAAACTGCGACCAG AGAGACACTGAGGATAAGAACTGGGCCCTGAAGGAGCAGCTGAAGTCATGGCAGCGCCTCCGCCATGACCTAGAGCGTGCACGCTTGCTGGTGGAGCTGATACGCAAGCGGGAGAAGCTCAAGAGAGAGACG ATCAAAGTGCAGCAGGTGGCACTGGAAATGCAGCTGACccccttcctcatcctcctccgcAAGACGCTTgagcagctgcaggagaaagACACAGGCAACATCTTCAGCGAGCCGGTCCCTCTGTCTGAGGTAACAGAAATCTACGAA GTCCCAGACTACCTGGATCACATCAAGAAGCCAATGGATTTTCAGACAATGAAACAAAATCTGGAAGCCTATCGCTATCTGAATTTTGATGACTTTGAGGAGGATTTCAACCTGATTATCAACAACTGTTTGAAATACAATGCCAAAGACACAATCTTCTACCGGGCAGCCATCCGTctgcgggagcagggaggtgccGTTCTCCGGCAGGCTCGCCGGCAGGCGGAGAAGATGGGCATTGACTTTGAGACAGGCATGCACTTCCCCCACTGTGTAACGGTGGAAGAGGCTCAGGTCCAAGACATCGAGGACG ATGTGCGGCTGCTGCTCTCGGAGAATCAGAAGCACCTGCCCTTGGAGGAGCAGCTAAAGATCCTGCTGGAGCGGCTGGATGAGGTCAACGCTGGCAAGCAGAGCATAGGACGGTCCCGCCGGGCCAAGATGATCAAGAAGGAGATCACGGTCCTACGGCGAAAACTCGCTCACCCGCGGGACCTGGGCCGAGATGGGCTGGAGCggcacagctcctctgccagggGAGTCCTGCAGTCGCACAACCCCTGCGAGAAGGACCTGCAAACAGACAGTGCTGCAGAAGAGAGCAGTAGCCAGGAGACTGGCAAAG GTCTGGGTCCCAATTCTTCTTCCACCCCAGCACATGAAGTTGGCAGGAGGACCTCCGTGCTCTTCTCCAAGAAGAACCCTAAAACTGCAGGCCCTCCAAAACGTCCAGGTCGCCCCCCGAAGAATCGGGACAGCCAGATCACTCCCGGCCACGGGAACAGCCCCATCGGGCCCCCCCAGCTCCCGATAATGGGGTCCTCCCAGCGGCAGAGGAAGCGAGGGCGAAGCCCGCGCCCCAGCTCCAGCTCGGACAGTGACAGTGATAAGTCCACTGAAGACGCTCCCATGG ACCTGCCAGCCAACGGTTTCAGCAGCGGGAACCAGCCAGTGAAGAAGAGCTTCCTGGTGTACCGCAATGACTGCAATCTTCCCCGGAGCAGCTCCGACTCGgagtccagcagcagcagcagcagcagtgctgcctcGGACCGTACCAG CACAACGCCCTccaagcagggcagagggaaacCCTCCTTCTCCCGAGTGAACTTCCCGGAGGACAGCAGCGAGGACACGTCGGGGACGGAGAACGAGTCCTACTCCGTGGGCACGGGCCGAGGCGTGGGACACGGCA TGGTGCGCAAGGGCATGGGGCGCGGTGCGGGGTGGCTGTCCGAGGACGAGGATTCCTCCCTGGATGCCCTGGACCTGGTGTGGGCCAAGTGCCGGGGGTACCCCTCCTACCCGGCGCTG ATCATCGACCCCAAGATGCCGCGGGAAGGCATGTTCCACCACGgcgtccccatccccgtgcccCCCCTGGAGGTGCTGAAGCTGGGGGAGCAGATGACTCAGGAAGCACGCGAGCACCTCTACCTTGTCCTCTTCTTCGACAACAAGCGCACTTG GTggccccccgctccccgcaggcAGTGGTTGCCCCGGACGAAGCTGGTGCCTCTGGGGGTGAACCAGGACCTGGACAAGGAGAAGATGCTGGAAGGTCGCAAGTCCAACATCCGCAAGTCGGTGCAGATCGCCTACCACCGCGCCATGCAGCACCGCAACAAGGTGCAGGGCGAGCAGAGCAGCGACTCCAGCGAGAGCGACTGA
- the BRPF1 gene encoding peregrin isoform X6, with amino-acid sequence MGVDFDVKTFCHNLRATKPPYECPVGTCRKIYKSYSGIEYHLYHYDHDNPPPPQHTPLRKHKKKGRQARAANKQSPSPSETSQSPGREVMTYAQAQRMVEVDLHGRVHRISIFDNLDVVSEDEEVPEEVPENGSNKENTETQSVPPKSGKHKNKEKRKDSNHHHHNASAGTTPKLPEVVYRELEQDTPDAPPRPTSYYRYIEKSAEELDEEVEYDMDEEDYIWLDIMNERRKTEGVSPIPQEIFEYLMDRLEKESYFESHNKGDPNALVDEDAVCCICNDGECQNSNVILFCDMCNLAVHQECYGVPYIPEGQWLCRRCLQSPSRAVDCALCPNKGGAFKQTDDGRWAHVVCALWIPEVCFANTVFLEPIDSIEHIPPARWKLTCYICKQRGSGACIQCHKANCYTAFHVTCAQQAGLYMKMEPVRETGANGTSFSVRKTAYCDIHTPPGSVRRLPALSHSEGEEEDEEEEEEGKGWSSEKVKKAKAKSRIKMKKARKILAEKRAAAPVVSVPCIPPHRLSKITNRLTIQRKSQFMQRLHSYWTLKRQSRNGVPLLRRLQTHLQSQRNCDQRDTEDKNWALKEQLKSWQRLRHDLERARLLVELIRKREKLKRETIKVQQVALEMQLTPFLILLRKTLEQLQEKDTGNIFSEPVPLSEVTEIYEVPDYLDHIKKPMDFQTMKQNLEAYRYLNFDDFEEDFNLIINNCLKYNAKDTIFYRAAIRLREQGGAVLRQARRQAEKMGIDFETGMHFPHCVTVEEAQVQDIEDDVRLLLSENQKHLPLEEQLKILLERLDEVNAGKQSIGRSRRAKMIKKEITVLRRKLAHPRDLGRDGLERHSSSARGVLQSHNPCEKDLQTDSAAEESSSQETGKGLGPNSSSTPAHEVGRRTSVLFSKKNPKTAGPPKRPGRPPKNRDSQITPGHGNSPIGPPQLPIMGSSQRQRKRGRSPRPSSSSDSDSDKSTEDAPMDLPANGFSSGNQPVKKSFLVYRNDCNLPRSSSDSESSSSSSSSAASDRTSTTPSKQGRGKPSFSRVNFPEDSSEDTSGTENESYSVGTGRGVGHGMVRKGMGRGAGWLSEDEDSSLDALDLVWAKCRGYPSYPALIIDPKMPREGMFHHGVPIPVPPLEVLKLGEQMTQEAREHLYLVLFFDNKRTWQWLPRTKLVPLGVNQDLDKEKMLEGRKSNIRKSVQIAYHRAMQHRNKVQGEQSSDSSESD; translated from the exons ATGGGCGTAGACTTCGACGTGAAGACCTTCTGCCACAACCTACGGGCCACCAAACCCCCCTACGAGTGTCCGGTGGGCACCTGCCGCAAGATCTACAAGAGCTACAGCGGGATCGAGTACCACCTCTACCACTATGACCACgacaacccccccccgccccagcacaCCCCCCTGCGCAAGCACAAGAAGAAGGGGCGCCAAGCCCGCGCCGCCAACAAGCAGTCGCCCAGCCCCTCCGAGACCTCCCAGTCGCCAGGCCGCGAGGTGATGACTTACGCCCAGGCCCAGCGCATGGTGGAGGTGGACCTGCATGGCCGCGTCCACCGCATCAGCATCTTCGATAACCTCGACGTGGTGTCCGAGGACGAGGAGGTTCCCGAGGAGGTGCCCGAGAACGGGAGCAATAAGGAGAACACGGAGACCCAGAGCGTCCCGCCCAAATCCGGCAAGCACAAGAACAAGGAGAAGCGCAAGGACTCCAACCACCATCACCACAACGCCTCGGCCGGCACCACCCCCAAGCTCCCCGAGGTGGTGTACCGGGAGCTGGAGCAGGACACCCCTGACGCCCCACCTCGCCCCACCTCTTACTACAG GTACATCGAGAAGTCGGCAGAAGAGCTGGATGAGGAGGTGGAGTACGACATGGACGAGGAAGATTACATCTGGCTGGACATCATGAACGAGCGGCGGAAGACCGAAGGCGTGAGTCCCATTCCCCAGGAGATCTTTGAGTATCTGATGGACCGGCTGGAGAAGGAGTCCTACTTTGAGAGCCACAACAAGGGGGATCCAAACGCCTTGGTGGATGAGGATGCCGTCTGTTGTATCTGCAACGACGGGGAGTGTCAGAACAGCAATGTCATCCTCTTCTGCGACATGTGCAATCTGGCTGTGCATCAGGAGTGCTACGGGGTGCCCTACATCCCGGAGGGACAGTGGCTCTGCAGACGGTGCCTGCAGTCACCCTCACGAGCCGTGGACTGCGCCCTCTGCCCGAACAAGGGGGGGGCCTTCAAGCAGACGGACGACGGGCGCTGGGCACACGTGGTCTGTGCCCTCTGGATCCCGGAGGTGTGCTTTGCCAACACCGTCTTCCTGGAGCCCATCGACAGCATCGAGCACATCCCGCCCGCGCGCTGGAAGCTGACCTGTTACATTTGCAAGCAGCGCGGCTCCGGGGCTTGCATCCAGTGCCACAAAGCCAACTGTTACACCGCCTTCCATGTCACCTGTGCCCAGCAGGCCGGGCTGTACATGAAGATGGAGCCCGTCCGGGAGACGGGGGCCAACGGTACCTCCTTCAGCGTGCGCAAAACCGCCTACTGCGACATCCACACGCCGCCGGGCTCCGTGCGCAGGCTTCCTGCCCTCTCCCACagtgagggggaagaggaggacgaggaggaggaggaggaggggaagggctggAGCTCTGAGAAAGTCAAAAAAGCAAAGGCCAAGTCTAGGATCAAGATGAAGAAGGCACGGAAGATCCTGGCGGAGAAACGAGCCGCAGCGCCCGTGGTTTCTGTGCCCTGCATCCCCCCCCACAG GCTCAGTAAGATTACAAACCGTTTAACCATCCAGAGGAAGAGCCAGTTCATGCAGAGGCTGCACAGCTACTGGACTCTGAAGAGACAGTCCCGCAACGGTGTCCCTCTGCTCCGCCGCCTTCAGACACACTTGCAGTCACAAAGAAACTGCGACCAG AGAGACACTGAGGATAAGAACTGGGCCCTGAAGGAGCAGCTGAAGTCATGGCAGCGCCTCCGCCATGACCTAGAGCGTGCACGCTTGCTGGTGGAGCTGATACGCAAGCGGGAGAAGCTCAAGAGAGAGACG ATCAAAGTGCAGCAGGTGGCACTGGAAATGCAGCTGACccccttcctcatcctcctccgcAAGACGCTTgagcagctgcaggagaaagACACAGGCAACATCTTCAGCGAGCCGGTCCCTCTGTCTGAGGTAACAGAAATCTACGAA GTCCCAGACTACCTGGATCACATCAAGAAGCCAATGGATTTTCAGACAATGAAACAAAATCTGGAAGCCTATCGCTATCTGAATTTTGATGACTTTGAGGAGGATTTCAACCTGATTATCAACAACTGTTTGAAATACAATGCCAAAGACACAATCTTCTACCGGGCAGCCATCCGTctgcgggagcagggaggtgccGTTCTCCGGCAGGCTCGCCGGCAGGCGGAGAAGATGGGCATTGACTTTGAGACAGGCATGCACTTCCCCCACTGTGTAACGGTGGAAGAGGCTCAGGTCCAAGACATCGAGGACG ATGTGCGGCTGCTGCTCTCGGAGAATCAGAAGCACCTGCCCTTGGAGGAGCAGCTAAAGATCCTGCTGGAGCGGCTGGATGAGGTCAACGCTGGCAAGCAGAGCATAGGACGGTCCCGCCGGGCCAAGATGATCAAGAAGGAGATCACGGTCCTACGGCGAAAACTCGCTCACCCGCGGGACCTGGGCCGAGATGGGCTGGAGCggcacagctcctctgccagggGAGTCCTGCAGTCGCACAACCCCTGCGAGAAGGACCTGCAAACAGACAGTGCTGCAGAAGAGAGCAGTAGCCAGGAGACTGGCAAAG GTCTGGGTCCCAATTCTTCTTCCACCCCAGCACATGAAGTTGGCAGGAGGACCTCCGTGCTCTTCTCCAAGAAGAACCCTAAAACTGCAGGCCCTCCAAAACGTCCAGGTCGCCCCCCGAAGAATCGGGACAGCCAGATCACTCCCGGCCACGGGAACAGCCCCATCGGGCCCCCCCAGCTCCCGATAATGGGGTCCTCCCAGCGGCAGAGGAAGCGAGGGCGAAGCCCGCGCCCCAGCTCCAGCTCGGACAGTGACAGTGATAAGTCCACTGAAGACGCTCCCATGG ACCTGCCAGCCAACGGTTTCAGCAGCGGGAACCAGCCAGTGAAGAAGAGCTTCCTGGTGTACCGCAATGACTGCAATCTTCCCCGGAGCAGCTCCGACTCGgagtccagcagcagcagcagcagcagtgctgcctcGGACCGTACCAG CACAACGCCCTccaagcagggcagagggaaacCCTCCTTCTCCCGAGTGAACTTCCCGGAGGACAGCAGCGAGGACACGTCGGGGACGGAGAACGAGTCCTACTCCGTGGGCACGGGCCGAGGCGTGGGACACGGCA TGGTGCGCAAGGGCATGGGGCGCGGTGCGGGGTGGCTGTCCGAGGACGAGGATTCCTCCCTGGATGCCCTGGACCTGGTGTGGGCCAAGTGCCGGGGGTACCCCTCCTACCCGGCGCTG ATCATCGACCCCAAGATGCCGCGGGAAGGCATGTTCCACCACGgcgtccccatccccgtgcccCCCCTGGAGGTGCTGAAGCTGGGGGAGCAGATGACTCAGGAAGCACGCGAGCACCTCTACCTTGTCCTCTTCTTCGACAACAAGCGCACTTG gcAGTGGTTGCCCCGGACGAAGCTGGTGCCTCTGGGGGTGAACCAGGACCTGGACAAGGAGAAGATGCTGGAAGGTCGCAAGTCCAACATCCGCAAGTCGGTGCAGATCGCCTACCACCGCGCCATGCAGCACCGCAACAAGGTGCAGGGCGAGCAGAGCAGCGACTCCAGCGAGAGCGACTGA